The genomic interval TTCAAAGGATTGGTCAAATGCTTTGAAGGATCGCGACCTCAGGCAGTTGACCGCCTTGCAAACATAAATAATGAACCACACTAGACGAGAGGGGTATCACTAAATGAAGAAAATTTGGGTTATCGTCATCGCATTAGCACTCATTCTTTCCGCGTGTTCTAGTAAGGGAAACAAAGGAAACGAGCTCAGTCCGAATAGTGAAGGGAAAGAAAGCACCGATAGTAATAATGAAAGCGGTACCAAAAACCCGGATTCGGGCAATAAATCCATAAAGGTACTGCTTTCCCATGCAGAAGCGGAGTATGCCAAAACTGTAAAAGCAGAAGATTCCTATATCAAAGAATTAAACAAGTTATCGGGTTATAATCTCAGTTTTGATTTTCTTGGACATTCAGACTACGATCAACAGCTCTCTCTGCGTTTTGTTTCTGGGGAATTGGCTGATTTGGTCCGGACGCCCAGTATCGATTCTACCATTCATAAGGATGCGGTTGAACAGGGTATCTTCAAAGAATTAGGTTCCTTGATTGATCAGTACGGTCCAAACCTCAAAAAACGCATTCCCGAAACCGCATGGAACAGTCCACGTGTACAAAAGGACGGGAAAATTTACGGCATTCCAGTTCTTGTCGGAACGGCAAACGACAGAATCGGTTTTATCCGCCAGGATTGGCTCGACAAACTTAACCTAAAGCAACCGGAAACGATTGACGAGTGGCTCAACTATTTCGAGCAGGTTAAGGTTCAGGATGTGAACGGAAATGGTGATCCGGACGACGAATACGGCTATACGATGTTTGAGGGAGTGGGATGGAGCTCGATGTTCTTCGGATCGTTTGGTGTTGATCCCGGAACCTGGCACATGCAGGATGGCAAGCTAATTCCTGATATGATCAGCCCTAAGATGAAGGAAGCAATTGAATTTTATAGAATGCTATATGAGAAAGGTTATGTCAATCGTGATTTGTTCACGAAGAAGGAAGCGGATTTCCGCGCAGATATTTATAACGGCAAGTCGGGAAGCTTTGCTGCCGCTGTCTATCAATACACACCAGACTTCAGTGCAACCAATGCACCGAAGAAGTTTGTCAACGAGCCGGACAAGGTCGAAATCTCGATGGTTGCTCCACCGGCGGGACCTAGAGGCGAAAGAGGCTTGGGACCCGTGTCCGACGGCATTTATTTCGTATGGGTGATTCCTGACAAAGTTAAAAATCCCGAAGAAATCATCAAGTATCTCGATTGGGCATGGAGTGATCCGGAGGCTGATAAGTTTTTCGCCTATGGAATTGAGGGCTCCAACTATACCGACGAAGGCGGAGAGCTCAAATATGATGTTTCGGCTCCCGTGAATGCGGACAAAAATGCGTTCCAAATGTTCCAATTGTCCATCAACCCCCGTGAAATCGGGTTCAACAACGATCTGGTATTAAAAACGCTGCCGGAATCGGAAAAGATAATTGCAGGCTATAAGCTCTCGGCGGATATTGCAATGCCGCATGATAGTCTGTATATGCCGCCGCTTGTCACCTTCCAGAATAACCCGGAGATATCGACTTGGGGAACGATGTTCGTCGAGATGTTCTCCAAGATCATGACGGGAAGTCAACCGATCGATGCCTTTGACAAATTTGTTGCGGACTGGAATAAACGCGGCGGAGATAAAGCAATTGATGAAGCAACGCAATGGTATAATGCGTTCCATAAATAACGATAATCGTGGATTGCGCTGCATGCCTCATGCATGCAGCGTGGTTCGCGAATGATCAGTAAAGCTGAAAAAGCATGTTGGCCATCCACAAGAATCGGCAGGTGATGTTATGAATAGGCGGTTAGTTTTACGCGACAAATGGATTCTCATCTTGTTCGCTTTGCCTGGATTGCTCTATTTTTTAATATTCAAATACGTTCCACTACTTGGCAATGTCATTGCCTTTCAGGACTATAACATCTTCAAAGGAATTTTACACAGCCCGTGGGTTGGCTTTGCTCAATTCAGGCGGATGTTCGGTTTCGAAGATTTTTATGAAGTGTTTCGCAACTCGGCGAAGCTTGGCGTCTATTCGCTGTTGTTCGGTTTCCCTGCACCGATCATCTTAGCGTTGCTGCTGAATGAACTGAAATCGATGGCGTTTAAGAGAATCGTACAAACTGTTGTCTACATGCCTCACTTCTTGTCATGGGTTATCGTCGGATCAATCTTCATTAATCTACTTTCTTACGATGGCATTATTAATACAATAGCTAGTCAAATGGGTATAGAAAAGATTGACTATGTAACGCAAGGAAACACTTTTATAGCCGTACTGATATCCACTGGAATCTGGAAAGAGGTTGGGTGGGGCACCATTCTCTATCTGGCGGCACTATCCGGAATTAATCCGAATTTCTACGAAGCTGCCATGGTTGACGGCGCCAGCAGATGGAGACAAATGTGGAGCATTACACTGCCCTTATTGATGCCGACGATGGTTGTCGTACTGCTTCTCTCGATTGGGCATATTTTGGACGCGAATGTAGAGCAGGTGCTGATTTTCCTGAATCCGCTAGTTAGGGATGTTGGAGAAGTGTTCGATACGTATGTATATACTTTCGGTTTGGTAGGCGGCCAGTACAGCTATACGACAGCAATTGCCTTATTTAAAGCCGTGGTAGGC from Paenibacillus sp. FSL K6-3182 carries:
- a CDS encoding extracellular solute-binding protein; translated protein: MKKIWVIVIALALILSACSSKGNKGNELSPNSEGKESTDSNNESGTKNPDSGNKSIKVLLSHAEAEYAKTVKAEDSYIKELNKLSGYNLSFDFLGHSDYDQQLSLRFVSGELADLVRTPSIDSTIHKDAVEQGIFKELGSLIDQYGPNLKKRIPETAWNSPRVQKDGKIYGIPVLVGTANDRIGFIRQDWLDKLNLKQPETIDEWLNYFEQVKVQDVNGNGDPDDEYGYTMFEGVGWSSMFFGSFGVDPGTWHMQDGKLIPDMISPKMKEAIEFYRMLYEKGYVNRDLFTKKEADFRADIYNGKSGSFAAAVYQYTPDFSATNAPKKFVNEPDKVEISMVAPPAGPRGERGLGPVSDGIYFVWVIPDKVKNPEEIIKYLDWAWSDPEADKFFAYGIEGSNYTDEGGELKYDVSAPVNADKNAFQMFQLSINPREIGFNNDLVLKTLPESEKIIAGYKLSADIAMPHDSLYMPPLVTFQNNPEISTWGTMFVEMFSKIMTGSQPIDAFDKFVADWNKRGGDKAIDEATQWYNAFHK
- a CDS encoding ABC transporter permease subunit encodes the protein MNRRLVLRDKWILILFALPGLLYFLIFKYVPLLGNVIAFQDYNIFKGILHSPWVGFAQFRRMFGFEDFYEVFRNSAKLGVYSLLFGFPAPIILALLLNELKSMAFKRIVQTVVYMPHFLSWVIVGSIFINLLSYDGIINTIASQMGIEKIDYVTQGNTFIAVLISTGIWKEVGWGTILYLAALSGINPNFYEAAMVDGASRWRQMWSITLPLLMPTMVVVLLLSIGHILDANVEQVLIFLNPLVRDVGEVFDTYVYTFGLVGGQYSYTTAIALFKAVVGIVLVFGLNALSRKTTGESLY